From Synoicihabitans lomoniglobus, the proteins below share one genomic window:
- a CDS encoding four helix bundle protein: MSSQFDHEKLRAYQQALEFVGFVGPVLDGLAGKIAAKDQLDRASTSVVLNLAEGNGKRSHPDRCRFFDIARGSAVECAACLDVLVVRGRIEAATADEGKTMLLGVVSMLAGLIARFGGRAENVVNEEQADYGVEDLVENEND, from the coding sequence ATGAGCTCACAATTTGATCACGAAAAGCTCCGAGCTTACCAGCAAGCACTCGAGTTTGTCGGTTTTGTCGGCCCTGTGTTGGACGGTCTCGCGGGTAAGATTGCCGCTAAAGATCAACTGGATCGGGCGTCCACCAGCGTGGTTTTGAATTTGGCGGAAGGAAACGGTAAGCGATCCCATCCGGACCGGTGCCGGTTCTTCGATATTGCGCGGGGTTCAGCGGTAGAATGTGCCGCATGCTTGGATGTGCTGGTGGTTCGCGGCCGGATTGAGGCAGCCACTGCCGATGAAGGCAAAACGATGTTGCTTGGTGTGGTCTCGATGCTGGCGGGGCTCATCGCCAGATTTGGTGGCCGTGCCGAAAACGTGGTCAACGAGGAACAGGCGGACTATGGGGTGGAAGACTTGGTCGAGAACGAGAACGATTAA
- a CDS encoding guanylate kinase, whose amino-acid sequence MSSASATEASAPVLLVLAGPAGSGKTTLCERMVAEVAGFSRVVTTTTREPRPGEVNGVDYHFFSAEEFDQRLAENAFLEWAWVHRKNRYGTLASSVLDPLAAGRSLIINVDVQGVENFRRAAAANPLLARHMGTVYIDVPIEELQERLVGRGESETEIERRMITARQEQQERAKFDYVITSSTKAADFDALLEIWREQQERVSAVG is encoded by the coding sequence ATGAGTAGCGCGTCCGCGACTGAAGCTTCCGCCCCCGTGCTCCTGGTGCTCGCCGGTCCGGCGGGCTCGGGCAAGACCACGTTGTGCGAACGCATGGTCGCCGAGGTGGCCGGCTTCTCCCGGGTCGTCACCACGACGACGCGCGAGCCGCGGCCGGGCGAAGTGAATGGCGTGGATTATCACTTCTTTTCGGCGGAGGAGTTTGATCAACGGTTGGCCGAGAACGCGTTTCTCGAATGGGCGTGGGTGCATCGCAAAAATCGCTACGGCACGCTGGCGTCCTCGGTGCTCGACCCGCTCGCGGCCGGCCGGAGTCTGATCATCAATGTTGATGTGCAGGGCGTGGAAAATTTTCGGCGAGCCGCCGCCGCGAACCCGCTCCTCGCGCGGCACATGGGCACCGTCTATATCGACGTGCCGATCGAGGAATTGCAGGAGCGACTCGTGGGTCGGGGGGAGTCGGAGACTGAGATCGAACGCCGCATGATCACGGCCCGACAGGAACAACAGGAACGCGCCAAGTTTGACTATGTGATCACGAGCTCGACGAAAGCGGCCGATTTCGACGCGTTGTTGGAGATCTGGCGGGAGCAGCAGGAGCGGGTTTCAGCCGTCGGCTGA
- a CDS encoding polysaccharide deacetylase family protein translates to MKPLSLAVVFAASVALISPLHATNRAPAVSPPGGLTVAEVPQFVMLGFDDNPDVAPMRWIVDFMADQRNPVGQGRAATFDGAPARVAFYSNGIYFADTPGLPEIHVRAFAEGHEIGNHTQHHHHGGTFTEAQWREEMELCREVLAGAGIPRAAMIGFRTPFLEYNAATFAALAATGFTYDSTIEEGDPPDQDGTNFLWPYTLDTGSPGNALHVASEYREQIAPQPGVWEIPLHVFMLPADADCARYGVKSGLRQRAHDNILRDAGWEWSMEAGKITGLDWNVLEMAHLDGPDFLAILKYTLDLRLAGNRAPFMVGGHTALYPTDKPDRRAAIEAFVTYALSKPEVRLVTPTQVLAWLRKPVALAH, encoded by the coding sequence GTGAAACCCCTTTCGTTGGCCGTAGTATTCGCGGCAAGTGTCGCTTTGATTTCTCCGCTCCACGCCACCAATCGCGCGCCTGCCGTTTCCCCGCCGGGCGGACTGACCGTTGCCGAGGTCCCGCAGTTTGTGATGCTGGGCTTCGACGATAATCCCGATGTTGCTCCCATGCGCTGGATCGTTGATTTCATGGCGGATCAGCGTAACCCGGTCGGACAGGGTCGGGCAGCGACATTCGACGGTGCGCCTGCGCGGGTCGCGTTTTACTCCAACGGGATCTACTTTGCGGATACGCCGGGATTGCCGGAAATTCACGTCCGGGCCTTTGCGGAGGGGCATGAAATCGGCAACCACACGCAGCATCATCATCATGGCGGAACGTTTACGGAAGCGCAGTGGCGCGAGGAGATGGAGCTTTGCCGCGAAGTCCTGGCCGGGGCGGGCATTCCCCGGGCGGCAATGATCGGTTTTCGCACGCCGTTTCTCGAATACAACGCCGCGACCTTCGCCGCGCTGGCCGCGACGGGATTCACCTATGACAGCACGATCGAGGAGGGCGACCCACCCGACCAGGACGGCACCAACTTCCTGTGGCCCTACACCCTCGACACCGGCAGTCCCGGCAATGCCTTGCATGTAGCCAGCGAATATCGGGAGCAAATCGCCCCGCAGCCCGGTGTGTGGGAAATCCCGCTCCACGTTTTCATGCTGCCAGCCGACGCCGATTGCGCGCGCTACGGCGTGAAATCAGGTCTCCGCCAGCGCGCTCACGACAACATCCTCCGCGACGCCGGTTGGGAGTGGTCGATGGAGGCGGGGAAAATCACCGGCCTCGATTGGAACGTGCTGGAGATGGCTCACCTCGATGGTCCGGACTTTTTGGCCATTCTCAAATACACCCTCGATCTGCGCCTCGCGGGCAACCGCGCGCCATTCATGGTGGGGGGGCACACCGCGCTTTACCCGACCGACAAACCCGATCGCCGGGCGGCCATCGAAGCGTTCGTTACCTACGCGCTGAGCAAGCCTGAAGTGCGTCTCGTCACCCCGACGCAAGTGCTGGCATGGTTGCGGAAGCCCGTGGCCCTCGCGCATTGA
- a CDS encoding pyruvate carboxylase, translated as MSRSASTAPAIRPVAKLMAANRSEIAVRIFRAGTELDLRTVAVFAEEDRFSIHRYKADESYQVGVGKGPVAAYLDIESIIGIAKEKGVDAIHPGYGFLSENAAFARACGEAGIVWVGPNPDLLEMMGDKTAARALAQRINVPVLPGTEEPVTDRKEAMKVAKQIGFPLIIKAAFGGGGRGMRIVKKADDLESLLDEAQGEAERAFGNAAVFLEKYIQNAKHIEVQILGDQHGNVIHLHERDCSVQRRHQKVIEVAPSFGLPPEVVTDLCESAARMAGEIGYDNAGTVEFLYDLDRHEWFFIEMNPRIQVEHTVTEVITGLDLVRAQILIAQGHALNSPEVGMPAQADVPRNGFALQCRITTEDPENKFVPDYGRLTAYRSPGGFGVRLDGAMGFTGAIITPFYDSMLVKVIASGQNYELALHRMGRVLSEFRIRGVKTNIPFLENVVAHPTFRTGQATTTLIDTTPELFRFKQRRDRATKLLNFIGDVVVNGNPHAKGYKPAAPLLPVPSPAYDHNVEPPAGSRQKLLELGAQGFADWTRKQKRLLITDTTFRDAHQSLMATRVRSYDMLACAAALAREAPQLFSLEMWGGATFDTAMRFLSEDPWERLRQLRAKVPNICFQMLFRGANAVGYTNYPDHVVHGFVRHAAANGMDIFRIFDSLNYLPNLRVAMEAVQDTHAICEGTLCYTGDILDPKRDKFDLKYYVSLAQELERMGAHMIAIKDMAGLCRPYAAEKLVKVLRSEVGVPIHFHTHDTSGINAGSILRAADAGVDVVDLALASMSGSTSQPNLNSIVAALQGTRRDTTLDREKLDRFSDYWENVRPYYAPFDTAPKSGSAEVYLHEMPGGQYTNLKAQAESMGVSHRWPEIARTYAEVNQLFGDIVKVTPSSKVVGDMALFLFSRGIKPADVVNLEAGATPFPESVIDMLSGGLGWPDGGFPADVTLAVLGAEKAKAARALYTAAKRRGLKAPKVAKKKREQQMADGIAAIRAELATKLKHEPSDDELYSHLMYPSVHDAFLKQQKQFGDVSVLPTPTFFYGLQPGEEISVEIEEGKVLIISLVSVGEPDQDGRRMVNYELNGMARDAVIIDKSVQPKTKAKPKADLADPNQVAAPIPGLVAALSTSMGAKVKKGEKLLLMEAMKMQTTVYSPCDGVVSELNIAVGDTVEAKDLLVRIKPA; from the coding sequence ATGTCTCGTTCTGCTTCCACTGCTCCCGCCATTCGTCCTGTCGCCAAGCTCATGGCCGCCAACCGCTCGGAGATCGCGGTTCGCATCTTCCGAGCCGGCACCGAACTCGACCTGCGCACGGTCGCGGTATTTGCGGAGGAGGATCGATTTTCGATTCACCGTTACAAGGCCGACGAGTCTTACCAGGTGGGTGTGGGCAAAGGTCCGGTCGCAGCCTACCTTGATATCGAGAGCATCATCGGCATCGCGAAAGAAAAGGGCGTCGACGCCATCCATCCGGGTTACGGTTTTCTCTCCGAAAACGCCGCCTTCGCCCGCGCTTGCGGCGAGGCCGGCATCGTGTGGGTCGGCCCCAATCCCGATCTGCTCGAAATGATGGGCGACAAGACCGCCGCCCGCGCGCTCGCCCAACGCATCAACGTTCCCGTGCTGCCCGGCACGGAGGAGCCCGTGACCGATCGCAAGGAGGCCATGAAGGTCGCGAAGCAGATTGGCTTCCCGCTCATCATCAAAGCGGCGTTTGGCGGCGGCGGTCGCGGCATGCGCATCGTCAAAAAGGCCGACGACCTCGAGTCGCTCCTCGACGAAGCCCAGGGCGAGGCCGAGCGCGCCTTTGGCAACGCCGCCGTGTTTTTGGAAAAATACATCCAAAACGCGAAGCACATTGAGGTGCAGATCCTCGGCGACCAGCACGGCAACGTCATTCACCTGCACGAGCGCGACTGCTCCGTGCAACGCCGCCATCAGAAGGTCATCGAAGTCGCACCCAGCTTTGGCCTGCCGCCCGAGGTCGTGACCGACCTTTGCGAATCCGCCGCCCGCATGGCCGGCGAGATCGGCTACGACAATGCCGGCACGGTGGAGTTTCTCTACGATCTCGATCGCCACGAATGGTTCTTCATTGAAATGAACCCTCGTATCCAGGTTGAGCATACCGTGACCGAGGTCATCACCGGCCTGGACCTCGTGCGCGCGCAAATTCTCATCGCCCAGGGGCACGCCCTCAACTCGCCCGAAGTCGGCATGCCCGCTCAGGCCGATGTGCCGCGCAACGGCTTTGCCCTGCAATGTCGCATCACGACCGAGGATCCGGAGAACAAGTTTGTGCCCGACTACGGCCGTCTCACGGCCTACCGCTCGCCGGGTGGTTTCGGCGTGCGACTCGACGGCGCGATGGGCTTTACCGGCGCGATCATCACGCCGTTCTACGACTCCATGTTGGTGAAGGTCATTGCCAGCGGACAGAACTATGAACTCGCCCTGCATCGCATGGGTCGCGTGTTGAGTGAGTTCCGCATTCGCGGGGTGAAAACTAATATTCCGTTTCTCGAAAACGTGGTGGCGCACCCGACCTTCCGCACCGGGCAGGCGACCACCACGCTCATCGACACGACGCCCGAGCTTTTCCGTTTCAAACAACGGCGCGACCGGGCCACGAAGCTGCTCAACTTCATCGGCGACGTCGTCGTCAACGGGAACCCCCACGCCAAGGGCTACAAACCGGCCGCACCGCTGTTACCCGTGCCGTCCCCGGCCTACGACCACAACGTCGAGCCGCCCGCCGGTTCACGGCAGAAACTGCTCGAGCTCGGGGCCCAGGGATTCGCGGATTGGACCCGCAAGCAAAAGCGTCTCCTGATTACGGATACGACGTTCCGCGACGCCCACCAGTCGCTCATGGCGACGCGCGTGCGCAGCTACGACATGCTGGCCTGCGCGGCGGCATTGGCTCGCGAAGCCCCGCAATTGTTCTCCCTCGAAATGTGGGGCGGGGCGACCTTCGACACCGCCATGCGTTTCCTGTCGGAAGATCCGTGGGAGCGTCTGCGTCAGCTTCGCGCCAAGGTGCCGAACATCTGTTTCCAGATGCTGTTCCGCGGCGCCAACGCCGTCGGTTACACCAATTACCCGGACCACGTGGTGCACGGGTTCGTGCGTCATGCGGCGGCAAACGGCATGGATATCTTCCGCATCTTCGACTCGCTCAACTACCTGCCGAATCTGCGCGTCGCGATGGAGGCCGTGCAGGACACCCATGCGATCTGCGAAGGCACCTTGTGCTACACCGGCGACATCCTCGATCCGAAGCGCGACAAGTTTGATCTCAAGTATTACGTCAGCCTCGCTCAGGAGCTGGAGCGCATGGGCGCGCACATGATCGCCATCAAAGACATGGCCGGTCTCTGCCGGCCCTACGCCGCGGAAAAACTCGTCAAGGTGCTGCGCAGCGAAGTCGGCGTGCCGATCCATTTCCACACCCACGACACCAGCGGCATCAACGCTGGCTCCATCTTGCGCGCCGCCGATGCCGGCGTCGACGTGGTCGATCTCGCCCTCGCGTCCATGAGCGGCAGCACGTCGCAGCCCAACCTCAATTCCATCGTTGCCGCCCTCCAAGGCACCCGCCGCGACACCACCCTTGATCGCGAAAAGCTCGATCGCTTTTCCGACTATTGGGAGAATGTGCGGCCGTATTACGCGCCGTTCGACACCGCACCTAAAAGTGGTTCGGCCGAGGTCTATTTGCACGAAATGCCGGGTGGCCAATACACCAATCTCAAGGCGCAGGCGGAGTCCATGGGCGTGTCGCACCGCTGGCCCGAAATTGCCCGCACCTATGCGGAAGTGAACCAACTCTTCGGTGACATCGTCAAAGTTACGCCGTCCTCCAAGGTCGTCGGTGACATGGCGCTCTTCCTCTTCTCGCGCGGCATCAAGCCCGCCGACGTGGTCAACCTCGAAGCCGGCGCCACGCCGTTCCCCGAAAGTGTGATCGACATGTTGTCCGGTGGACTCGGCTGGCCCGACGGAGGCTTCCCGGCGGATGTCACCCTGGCCGTGCTCGGCGCCGAGAAAGCCAAAGCCGCCCGCGCCCTCTACACCGCGGCCAAACGCCGCGGACTCAAGGCGCCCAAGGTTGCCAAGAAGAAACGCGAGCAACAGATGGCCGACGGCATTGCGGCGATTCGCGCGGAGCTCGCCACCAAACTCAAACACGAGCCGAGCGACGACGAGCTCTACTCTCACCTCATGTATCCGTCGGTCCACGACGCGTTCCTCAAGCAGCAAAAGCAGTTCGGCGACGTGAGTGTGCTGCCGACCCCGACGTTCTTCTACGGTCTCCAGCCGGGTGAGGAAATCTCGGTCGAGATTGAAGAAGGCAAGGTGCTCATCATCAGCCTCGTGAGCGTCGGCGAGCCCGACCAGGACGGTCGCCGCATGGTCAACTACGAGCTCAACGGCATGGCCCGCGACGCGGTCATCATCGACAAGAGCGTGCAGCCCAAAACCAAAGCCAAACCCAAGGCCGACCTCGCCGATCCCAATCAAGTCGCCGCACCGATCCCAGGCCTCGTGGCCGCGCTCTCCACCTCGATGGGCGCCAAGGTGAAGAAAGGCGAAAAGCTCCTGCTCATGGAAGCCATGAAGATGCAGACCACGGTTTACTCGCCGTGCGACGGCGTCGTCAGCGAGCTCAACATCGCCGTCGGCGACACCGTCGAAGCCAAGGACCTCCTCGTCCGCATCAAACCCGCCTAA
- a CDS encoding addiction module antitoxin RelB, protein MNNMSMTVDQIVEEIRALPQDAVADLVDRVLLESHGGQNTADEQAWSSTVHRRINDIRTGKVDGIPSDETAAKIRNIVGR, encoded by the coding sequence ATGAACAATATGAGCATGACCGTGGATCAGATCGTTGAAGAGATTCGTGCCCTGCCTCAAGATGCGGTGGCTGACCTCGTGGATCGCGTCTTGTTGGAATCTCACGGTGGCCAAAACACCGCCGATGAACAGGCATGGTCATCCACCGTTCACCGTCGCATCAACGACATCCGCACCGGGAAGGTTGACGGTATTCCGTCCGATGAGACCGCCGCAAAAATTCGTAATATCGTCGGACGTTGA
- a CDS encoding biotin/lipoyl-containing protein, with product MGEEISVEIEEGKVLIISLVSVGEPDQDGRRMVNYELNGMARDAVIIDKSVQPKTKAKPKAGLADPNQVAAPIPGLVAALSTSMGAKVKKGEKLLLMEAMKMQTTVYSPCDGVVSDLNIAVGDTVEAKDLLVRIKPT from the coding sequence TTGGGTGAAGAAATCTCGGTCGAGATCGAAGAAGGCAAGGTGCTCATTATCAGTCTCGTCAGCGTCGGTGAACCCGACCAGGACGGCCGTCGTATGGTCAACTACGAGCTCAACGGCATGGCCCGCGACGCGGTCATTATCGATAAGAGCGTGCAGCCCAAGACCAAGGCCAAACCCAAGGCCGGCCTCGCCGACCCGAACCAAGTGGCCGCACCGATCCCAGGCCTCGTGGCCGCGCTCTCCACCTCGATGGGCGCGAAGGTCAAAAAAGGCGAAAAGCTCCTGCTCATGGAAGCGATGAAGATGCAGACCACGGTTTACTCGCCGTGCGACGGCGTCGTCAGCGACCTCAACATCGCCGTCGGCGACACCGTCGAAGCCAAAGACCTCCTCGTGCGCATCAAACCCACTTAA
- a CDS encoding ATP-binding protein, producing MPRAGGEADKLGNRFERIWTVDCLLNVLTGEAKGITIESLDPERGVEFVVSMNDGGREYHSVKRQTTKNVWSLSELTAQKAKGRSTLGDLVDKVLVDESHRAVFVSKTTANELDDLWDLADRSPDSQTFDRRLDAQPRLKDVCRKYLTPLVGDIPTAWQVLRRFRVVGSTELELIRRVDQNISQSLYRPDGNTVDAESVRIALGEAIDGWLGAWISTEMVRDHLAERGWRERDWQRDTTLPERVANRNRSYIETVESELIHGAAIARKEANEAIDRLSDGCQQVFLIGAAGLGKSCTLAQVAHGLHAKSIPYLTLRLDIQTTVLTSEGLGRELGFPMSPAVVLAGLAHGQRSVLMIDQLDALSLVSGRNQHLWEVFEELLRESQRYPKMSVLLACREFDAANDHRLKRLLSDDTRCHKINLKPLLPSQVKEAVERAGVDPVRLSSHDMVLLQTPQNLSLFLQGGPQNHGEVRNVQTLLKHYWNYKQQRLGPNVRWLEVVKTLANWLSDHQTLSAPVEVLDGFRADVQAMASEHVLVTDDRSCRFFHESVFDYVFARTYVAQGGTAAKLLLGDEQHLFRRAQVRQILTYNRDRSVEDYLTDLQVLLSDFDIRPHLKKVVVDWLRDLPAPTLREWRIVQALANEAPVSEWWRTIPNGSVGWFDLLIADGTWLKWLRDEDGDTIQRTIWLLGQDAIMRHRSEKVVELIEPFLDGSPVWLDRFRTLISFCEPHHSRRMFELFLRSLREGWLDDAGEHWWHHLHDFPDEAPAEAVELLVTYIECQFVRRPTGDPFPSKTKELRFPVDYCSRLAVSAPEAFVAQVLPLVGAEIGKRPVSKDRSRDTIWHYTSLGRRRDFGESLLDGLGAAAENLATNAPDRFRALTAGMMSQISHSLGLILLRGWTANPSALADDCARYLGMHRSRMKIGYDITSASGGYGPDILSRRAINAVSPHCTPAVYSQLESAILGFRKTSESPQDSGYAQLFLLRELPVDRLSPAVRKRLDELYRKFPDVPSTRSKPPAALGMQRVTSPIPPEAMPKMSAKSWVSAMRSYSNDRPIMHRGRVRGSMHELGSALKREAQRDRPRYAHLMLELPDDINPVYFDDILYGLVAEERDRNSEKEGCPPLGIEELTAAIERVHTLPGRPCARSICHVIGGSAERKLPDGLLSILADYAINDSNPSKEDWLPPNDTKGVPMWGGDPLSSGMNSGRGSAAWAIGSMLFERPETWPQLENVVRALLVDPSIAVRSCVVRCLVALLNIDRELAVDMFLQLVDGAEPVLGTGEVDNFIHHGIYPHYPKLRPLLLRMLNFDDEKARQTAARQIAVASLDETYGTDDLAQAMAAGSDCRAACAGVYAFNLSNASVRDICREKLKIFFDDPEKTVRDEAGNCFRRLDGDIMVGEKELISAFINSPAFADDPDGLMFALDQANALIPDVVCSIPERLIELQDTVTDGESDRRSCYHLPELVLRLYRQSADATVKLRCLNAIDRMLARGIGGMDAELGKLER from the coding sequence ATGCCCCGCGCCGGAGGAGAAGCAGATAAACTCGGTAATCGTTTTGAAAGGATCTGGACGGTTGACTGCCTGCTCAACGTCCTAACGGGTGAAGCCAAGGGCATCACAATCGAGTCACTCGACCCCGAGCGTGGGGTCGAGTTCGTGGTATCAATGAACGATGGTGGACGGGAGTATCACTCCGTTAAGCGTCAGACCACGAAGAATGTCTGGTCGCTGAGTGAACTCACGGCGCAGAAGGCTAAAGGTCGTTCTACCCTGGGCGATCTCGTGGATAAAGTTCTAGTAGACGAGTCACACCGAGCGGTGTTTGTATCAAAAACCACGGCCAACGAATTAGACGATTTGTGGGATTTAGCCGACCGTTCGCCTGATTCCCAGACTTTTGACCGGCGGTTAGACGCGCAACCACGTCTGAAAGATGTTTGCCGAAAATACCTCACGCCGCTGGTCGGAGATATTCCCACCGCGTGGCAGGTGCTCCGGAGATTTCGCGTGGTTGGTTCGACGGAGTTGGAGCTGATCCGCCGAGTGGATCAGAACATTAGCCAAAGTCTCTATCGTCCCGACGGAAACACGGTTGATGCGGAGTCGGTTCGTATCGCGCTTGGTGAAGCAATCGATGGCTGGCTTGGGGCCTGGATTTCGACCGAGATGGTTCGGGACCATCTCGCAGAACGTGGTTGGCGCGAAAGGGACTGGCAGCGGGATACCACCCTGCCTGAGCGTGTCGCGAATCGAAATCGATCTTACATTGAGACAGTGGAATCAGAGCTCATCCACGGTGCAGCGATTGCTCGCAAGGAGGCGAACGAAGCCATCGACCGATTGTCCGATGGATGCCAGCAAGTGTTTCTCATCGGTGCGGCCGGGTTGGGTAAAAGCTGCACCTTAGCTCAAGTCGCTCACGGGCTGCATGCGAAATCGATTCCCTACCTCACTCTGCGGCTTGATATACAGACAACGGTTTTGACGTCGGAAGGGTTGGGTAGGGAGTTGGGATTCCCCATGTCGCCAGCCGTGGTTTTGGCGGGACTGGCTCACGGTCAACGCAGTGTTCTGATGATCGATCAATTGGATGCGCTCAGTCTGGTCTCTGGGCGGAATCAGCATCTCTGGGAGGTATTCGAGGAGCTCTTACGTGAAAGCCAACGGTATCCGAAAATGAGCGTTCTGCTTGCTTGTCGCGAGTTTGATGCAGCTAACGATCATCGCTTGAAACGGCTGCTTTCCGACGACACACGCTGTCATAAAATTAACTTGAAACCGCTTCTTCCTAGTCAAGTGAAGGAGGCAGTGGAACGTGCAGGAGTCGACCCAGTCCGGTTGAGCAGTCACGACATGGTTCTATTGCAGACGCCGCAGAATCTTAGCTTATTTTTGCAAGGCGGGCCGCAAAACCATGGTGAGGTGCGCAACGTCCAAACGCTCCTCAAACACTACTGGAACTACAAACAGCAACGTTTGGGTCCTAACGTGCGGTGGCTTGAGGTGGTTAAGACGCTCGCGAATTGGCTCAGCGATCACCAAACATTGAGCGCACCCGTCGAGGTGCTCGACGGGTTCAGAGCCGACGTGCAGGCGATGGCGTCCGAGCATGTGCTCGTGACCGATGATCGGTCCTGTCGCTTCTTTCATGAATCGGTTTTCGACTATGTTTTTGCCCGAACATACGTCGCGCAGGGAGGAACTGCTGCTAAGCTTTTGTTGGGTGATGAGCAGCACCTTTTCCGTCGTGCGCAGGTTCGACAAATTCTGACTTACAATCGTGACCGCTCGGTTGAGGATTATCTTACCGACTTGCAGGTATTACTCAGTGATTTCGACATTCGACCGCACCTTAAGAAGGTCGTCGTTGATTGGCTTCGGGATCTGCCGGCCCCGACCCTACGTGAGTGGCGGATCGTGCAGGCATTGGCCAACGAGGCACCCGTATCGGAGTGGTGGCGAACCATCCCGAACGGCAGTGTCGGTTGGTTCGATTTACTCATAGCCGACGGCACGTGGTTGAAGTGGTTGCGGGATGAAGACGGCGATACGATTCAGCGAACCATTTGGCTGCTTGGACAAGATGCGATCATGCGCCACCGGTCAGAAAAAGTGGTGGAGCTGATCGAGCCATTTCTCGATGGATCACCTGTTTGGCTAGATCGGTTTCGCACGCTGATCAGTTTTTGCGAACCACACCATAGCCGACGCATGTTCGAACTTTTTTTGCGCAGTTTGCGTGAAGGTTGGCTTGATGACGCTGGCGAGCATTGGTGGCACCATTTGCACGACTTTCCTGATGAAGCACCCGCTGAGGCAGTCGAACTGTTGGTGACTTATATTGAATGCCAGTTTGTTCGTCGACCGACAGGCGACCCATTTCCTAGCAAGACCAAGGAGCTACGTTTTCCAGTCGACTATTGCTCTCGGCTCGCGGTCTCTGCCCCGGAAGCATTTGTGGCGCAGGTCCTGCCACTTGTCGGAGCAGAGATTGGAAAACGTCCCGTATCCAAAGATCGGAGTCGCGATACGATTTGGCACTACACGTCGTTGGGAAGGAGGCGTGACTTCGGCGAATCGTTATTGGATGGCCTCGGTGCAGCTGCAGAGAACTTGGCGACCAATGCGCCTGATCGTTTCCGTGCTTTGACTGCTGGCATGATGTCGCAGATTAGTCACTCTCTCGGCTTGATCTTGCTGCGAGGTTGGACAGCGAATCCTTCAGCATTGGCGGATGATTGCGCACGATATTTGGGTATGCACCGGTCGCGGATGAAGATCGGTTACGATATTACGAGCGCGAGTGGTGGATATGGTCCAGATATTCTAAGTCGGCGAGCAATCAACGCCGTGAGCCCGCACTGCACGCCTGCGGTATACTCTCAATTGGAGTCCGCGATCCTCGGTTTCCGAAAAACCTCCGAAAGCCCTCAAGATAGCGGTTACGCGCAACTTTTTCTACTACGAGAACTACCCGTGGATCGCTTGAGTCCAGCAGTTCGCAAGCGACTCGATGAACTATACCGGAAGTTTCCAGATGTGCCTTCAACTAGATCGAAGCCACCTGCGGCGCTGGGAATGCAACGAGTGACTTCGCCCATCCCTCCTGAAGCGATGCCGAAGATGAGTGCCAAAAGTTGGGTCTCGGCGATGCGGAGTTATAGCAATGATCGGCCCATCATGCACCGTGGCCGAGTGCGCGGCAGCATGCATGAATTGGGTAGCGCTCTTAAACGTGAAGCCCAGCGGGATCGACCGCGATACGCGCACCTGATGCTTGAGCTACCCGATGATATCAATCCGGTCTATTTCGATGATATCCTTTATGGACTTGTCGCGGAGGAGAGGGACAGAAACTCGGAGAAAGAAGGTTGCCCGCCGCTCGGTATTGAGGAGCTGACAGCGGCGATAGAGAGAGTCCATACGTTGCCCGGTCGTCCGTGCGCGCGTTCGATCTGCCACGTTATCGGCGGGTCGGCTGAGCGAAAGCTGCCCGATGGGTTGTTGTCGATCTTAGCAGACTACGCGATCAATGATTCCAATCCGAGCAAGGAAGACTGGTTGCCTCCAAACGATACGAAAGGTGTGCCTATGTGGGGAGGTGATCCGTTGTCGTCCGGAATGAATTCAGGACGTGGCTCGGCGGCGTGGGCTATAGGCAGTATGCTGTTCGAAAGGCCTGAAACTTGGCCACAGTTAGAGAACGTGGTCCGAGCATTGTTGGTTGATCCGTCGATCGCGGTGAGGTCCTGTGTGGTGCGATGTCTCGTCGCCTTGTTGAACATAGATCGAGAGCTTGCGGTGGATATGTTTTTACAACTGGTCGATGGTGCCGAACCAGTTCTCGGGACGGGAGAGGTGGACAACTTCATTCACCATGGAATTTATCCACATTACCCAAAGCTTCGTCCTTTGCTCCTGCGGATGTTGAACTTCGATGACGAAAAGGCACGGCAAACAGCCGCTCGGCAGATAGCGGTGGCCTCTTTGGACGAGACTTACGGCACGGATGATCTGGCCCAAGCAATGGCTGCCGGCTCAGATTGCCGGGCAGCGTGCGCGGGCGTTTACGCATTCAATCTCAGCAACGCTTCGGTCCGTGATATTTGTCGGGAGAAGTTGAAAATATTCTTCGATGATCCTGAAAAAACGGTGCGCGACGAAGCAGGGAACTGTTTCCGTCGTTTGGATGGAGACATAATGGTGGGGGAAAAGGAACTCATCAGCGCGTTCATCAATAGTCCGGCTTTTGCGGATGATCCTGACGGCCTCATGTTCGCGCTTGATCAAGCGAACGCCCTGATTCCAGACGTCGTATGTTCGATCCCGGAAAGGTTGATTGAGTTGCAAGACACTGTAACCGATGGCGAATCCGACCGTCGGAGCTGTTATCATTTACCGGAGCTGGTGCTCCGTCTCTACCGACAGTCTGCCGACGCCACGGTGAAACTGCGTTGTTTGAACGCCATCGACCGGATGCTTGCGCGTGGCATCGGAGGCATGGACGCGGAACTGGGAAAGCTGGAACGCTAG